Proteins from a single region of Flavobacterium sp. YJ01:
- the rsgA gene encoding ribosome small subunit-dependent GTPase A yields MTGTVYKSTGSWYTVKSEKGDFVECRMKGKFRIKGIKSTNPIAVGDIVDYELDETSDAVTGTIHNIHERKNYIVRKSVNLSKQIHIIASNIDQVFLLITIDNPPTTTSFIDRFLVTAEAYGIEAVLIFNKIDTLNDQTLDDQLYLQHIYSEIGYKCLRISSTENKGVDKLKEMMVGKVSMFSGHSGVGKSTLVNAMEPSLHLKTSVISEQSKQGQHTTTFAEMYDLSFDARIIDTPGIKGFGIVDMEPSEISGYFPEFFKLKDQCKFNNCLHKEEPHCAIKAALEKDEIAWSRYNSYLKILEGDDEHYRTDTYGEDRAASDETRK; encoded by the coding sequence ATGACAGGAACCGTATATAAATCTACAGGAAGCTGGTACACCGTAAAATCTGAAAAAGGAGATTTTGTGGAATGCCGTATGAAAGGGAAATTTAGAATTAAAGGCATAAAAAGTACCAACCCAATTGCTGTAGGCGATATTGTCGATTATGAGTTGGATGAAACTTCAGATGCAGTTACGGGTACGATTCATAATATTCATGAAAGGAAAAACTATATCGTTCGTAAATCGGTTAACTTATCTAAGCAGATTCATATTATTGCTTCAAATATTGATCAAGTTTTTTTACTGATTACAATAGATAATCCGCCAACAACTACAAGTTTTATAGACCGTTTTTTGGTTACTGCCGAAGCATACGGAATCGAAGCCGTTTTGATTTTTAATAAAATTGATACTTTAAACGATCAAACTTTAGACGATCAGCTTTATTTACAACATATTTATTCTGAAATTGGATACAAATGTCTTAGAATTTCATCAACAGAAAATAAAGGGGTTGATAAATTAAAAGAAATGATGGTTGGAAAAGTGAGTATGTTTTCTGGACATTCCGGAGTTGGAAAATCAACTTTGGTAAATGCCATGGAACCAAGTCTTCACTTAAAAACTTCGGTAATTTCAGAACAAAGCAAACAAGGTCAGCATACAACCACTTTTGCCGAAATGTACGATTTGTCTTTTGATGCCAGAATTATTGATACTCCAGGAATTAAAGGTTTCGGAATCGTTGATATGGAACCTTCAGAAATCAGCGGATATTTTCCGGAATTCTTTAAATTAAAAGATCAATGCAAGTTTAACAATTGCCTGCATAAAGAGGAACCGCATTGTGCCATAAAAGCAGCTTTAGAAAAAGATGAAATCGCTTGGTCACGTTACAATAGTTATCTAAAAATCCTCGAAGGCGATGACGAGCATTATCGTACGGATACGTATGGCGAAGATCGTGCGGCGAGTGATGAAACGAGAAAGTAA
- the dtd gene encoding D-aminoacyl-tRNA deacylase has protein sequence MKIVIQRVSHASVTVDGQKTADIQKGLLVLVGIEDADTQEDIDWLAGKIIKMRIFGDENDVMNCSIQDIDGDIIVVSQFTLHASTKKGNRPSYIKASKPEFAIPMYEKFVQTLEKEFQKKIQTGIFGADMKVSLINDGPVTILIDSKNRE, from the coding sequence ATGAAGATTGTTATTCAAAGAGTTTCCCATGCATCAGTAACCGTTGATGGTCAAAAAACAGCAGATATTCAAAAAGGATTATTGGTTCTAGTCGGAATTGAAGATGCCGACACTCAGGAAGATATCGATTGGCTTGCTGGGAAAATCATAAAAATGAGAATTTTTGGCGACGAAAATGACGTCATGAACTGCTCAATTCAAGATATTGACGGCGATATTATTGTAGTAAGCCAATTTACACTTCACGCTTCTACAAAAAAAGGAAATCGTCCTTCTTATATAAAAGCTTCAAAACCTGAATTTGCAATTCCGATGTATGAAAAATTTGTACAAACTTTAGAAAAGGAATTTCAAAAGAAAATTCAAACCGGAATTTTTGGCGCAGATATGAAAGTTAGCCTAATAAACGATGGACCTGTTACCATTTTAATTGACAGCAAAAATAGAGAGTAA